TtaatatgaataaatattacactgtaattgtaatgctttgattttgaaaaatgtaaaaaattaccttttttaaaagtttttcaTCAAGTTCACAGTGGCATGTCTCAGCATCTTTGattaatgtgtgtgtgtcctaCATCAAATGATGCATGAGTCTGACCAGACAACTTGTCAAAATGGACAGATTACAAGTTTATATTAACattccatgaaacattttaacatcagtgactttagttttatgctgcttttagaaatattccagcaatatcatggcgggggacaccagaagtgggcttcacatactgtacccatgtggggaattgaaaccaGGTCTTccttgtgacaagcaaacggtttaaccactaggctacccctccaccCGTAATAACATAGGACTAGGCATAAACATCAGTctataaacaagataaatatatACGTAATACATCACACAGTGCACTATCATGGTGCACTTGTCGTCCTTGACAACTCTGGTGCTCCTTTGTCAAAACTTGCACCTTCAGACATGATGAGCAACTGACAATCAATGTTACCAATATTAATGCCACACGATTTTCTGTGAATTTCTTATCTCCCAACTGTCCTATTTTACCATCAGGAAAGTTCGTATGTAAATGTGTTTATCTGCACAATTCAATTAAAGTACACAGAGTTGGCTGGGtaagaaataaacaaatttcTCATTACACGTAAAAACTGTGCAGTGATTTAGAGAACGATCTCTGCCTAATAATATATTTAGCCCTACCCACCTTTTGTCTTTAATCTCAAAACAGTAAACTATTGCAACACTTTGAAAAAAAGCCCAATAAAGATATTTCGATGCACATTACAAACAACAGTCGGCTCATGTTTGTATTTTACAATTTTGGAATCCAGACAATTGGGGAGATATTTTGGTTTCTGATATTTTCTGTTGACTGTCGTCTTATTgagaaacacacaaaatatactgaatGTCTTACAAATAGTGACTGACGCATccatatgaaatatgtaaacGTCTGCTTCAAACTAGCTAATAATTTCATGTTACAAACAACagataaatatcaaatattctATTATAGCACTATAAAGGGAGGTTTGAAGTTTTTGattgaaaaaatattaaaaattaaaaatacattttatcatAAATTCAAAGTTCTTAAATATCTTTTCATTTTGACACAGAGAAGTTCAAACATTGGAAAGGGACGTAAGTTTGATCTGAGCTTTTTAAAgtgacatgaaaacaacaatttTCTGGTCCtttgcaagggaggtaactcaaccCAAGGGATCATGAACATTTTGCTGGAgtggtgaaatattttcaatcctGTGTAAACAATCACAGATAACTCCATGTATACACAAAATTACATCACTCATATACAGATTTACTCTGAAACATTCACAAAGGCAAGAGTCTGACCTGTGCATAATTTTGTTTAGCATAGTGTGATGTGAAACCATACATAAATAATGATTCTACATAAACTACAGAGTCAATACATGACAAACATACAACTACAtatcataatatgcatatgaCAAAGAACATATTAATACTTTTACACAGATGAGACAGAACTCAAGGCAGCTATAAAAAAGTGTATCAAGGCAACAGATCCCTGCAGCATGTGTGTAGAATccaatgaaacatttaaaaattgCACAtctaagaaaaaaacaaactagaGTACAAAATGGTCTCCTATACATCACTTGTCATGACACCACAGTACACATGACTACCAGGTTAAATATTTAGAACTATTTTTACAATCTAGATTGAAGGTTTTTGTTGGGAACAGATCTTTCCTTACATATCTTTAAAGATAAATCCTAAATCTTCATTAACAGAATCTTACAAAGCCATTAGAATGGGTTGTGATGGTTCCGATAGGTGTTACCTGTAAGGTATACCACAATCCAACACTTGTGAGGTTCCCCAAAAGCCATCCAGAGCAGCACCCAGGATAGCCAAAAGAGAAAACCATCATTACAGAGTCGGCGAGcgagtgagtacagttttaggctgcttttagcaatatctctCGAATATTCTGACTctaaacaccagaaatgggcttccccgGGACTTCAGCGTGACTCGTGGATGTTTTAACCATTTGGCAGCCCCGCCGCCGCCATTACTAGTAGATATATCACAATGTAGGTTGACTGGTTGTTTTATAATGCATATCACAATGTAATATAAACacgaaaatatatatcatattgtATAGTTGTGGCAGAGAGTACTTAGTAATGTAGGGCAATCGTTGTGTTGATAAACTTTATTTTCACACTCTACTCCATGTACTCTATTGAAATGTGTTATATGAGGACCATGTCATCAGTTTAAACCTATTACCTGCTGACCAAGATTTAACAAAGTAAGAATTGATATAACATATACATGTGTAGTCTTATAAAAGTCTTAACCATTTGCAAAAACCTTTTGCATATGTCACACTGATCTACAGAAATGTGAGAAGTGTGTACTATTAAAATCATGTAAGAATCATTAGCCTGACTGGAGATTTGCCAGCCACAGACTAAATGGCAGCTATTTGGACACTGCCATTTAACAACCATACAACAACCTAACTGATCTAGGCAGAAGGGTCTCTTGTAGATACCGTGATTAAACAATTATTTTAAGAACATCACTCACATAAATTTAACATCAGGTAAATCTATTTGGTTGCTGTACGACTGACTATGACTACATAATTCTGCTTTAATACATAATTGTCACCTCTTAGGTATCACAGACACAACACAAGTATACTGACAGACAAATAAGGGAACGCATGACAATTTGACTAAGAACAAAGTCCTTTCAGAAATATCTCACTACGAATTGGCGTTGATTCTACCCATCTTGGGGATCTTCCgcatgacaagaaaatgatctAACCAGTATGTAACCCACCACTGGCAGGCTTTTTCACCTTAGTAGAGACACTTTATATTAACCAAACTGGACACAATTTAGTGTCTgagatttttatgtgaaattaTTATGTGACCTATTGATTAACAGATTTTGCTGGAGAAATGCCTTTGCAAATATTTCCATAATTTTAGCAACACTGATGGAACATTTTCCTAAAACATAATGAAAGTTGAAAAAGATATTTCGGTCATCTTGGATGACATTAACTGTTAACCATTGTTAAACATGAATGGGACTCTCTTGGACGCCGTGTGAGATTGAGAGAACCCCCTCTCCAGAATCTTGCTCAGTTGGAAGCTGCTTTGCATGAAGAATGGCGGCAACTGCAACTTGATCTCATCAGGAGGTTTAATAGTAGCATGAGGAGGAGGATTCAAgctttccaggtgtatattttgaATCCTGACAATGTCTGTTTTACTTCAATTACATGTTTTTATGGAATGCACAATACACAAAAAGAACACTTTCCATATAccagtacatgtaaatgttaaaAAAGAGATCCTAGAACTGCCTCCTGGAATGTCATATCAATCAAGCCATAAACAGTTCCCTTACTTTCTCCTGTCAGTATATATTTCCTGTCTCTTCAACAAATTACTATATAGAAACtgatattattttcaaaacctttttTTTGGTAttcaacaataaaaaatatcaatttgTTAAAGCTAAAATACTATtggtacatacatacaaaaactACAAGACATAAAAACAGAGACTTGTTCTGAGCACAAGAAAAGTGCAACGGTATGTAAACTGTCTTTGACATCATCATTTAAATGTAATTGTCAAAAATACATCTGTCTATAAACACTATCTATGAAGACCCAATAGGGGAATACTACATGACATAGAGAGTCAGGAGTAAAATACTATGTTAGTGTATAAAGAGCACTAGTTAAACCATTCTGAGCATTTCAACATGGTGAGCTATGTACCAGCATTACTAACATCATTacatactgagagaaacaaataaacgaaaatagaaaattcaagtgttcctcgaatattttccagttttcatcaccagctcTGAATAGCACTATGGGAGGAATTCTgagaatgaataaatgaacactgccatgaagtggtgttcccttatttgtttccctgaGTATATGAGCTCAATGTCAGTACTTTGTGGCTTTATATCTATTACATCCTTCCTTCATTCGTGAATACATGTCGCTCTGAGTAGTTACTTTTAACCAAAGGATCAAGTGATGACCTTATTCCAGCAGAATGGAAACCAAAATTCTCACCAATGagcactcagtttgcattgtatGAATGGCAAAATGTTCTGCGAATGATGTCATAAACAGCGTGTCATGTGAAATCTGACTGATTGATTGTCAGGTAATCATCATATTAGTCATTCAAACAGACCCTGAAAGAAGTAACTCCAAGAAAGCCAATGCAAGTCTTGAATACACAGGAAtctagattaccacagtttcaaggaaatgaagaaagacTCCAGGCTCTTTTCATTACCTTTTCTGATTATATTTtaggaaatgttttttttttctgtaaaacatgttcatttcagaaagtaGGTGGTTGTCTACCATTATGTTGGCAATACAATTTTTGAAGAGGGCTCATTTGGCTCATTAGTGAATAACGTTCACcttatttcactgaaaactgCATTTACGTTCGTCATATCTGCTCAATGTATTCACGGTGATGGATGAACAGAGAGTATATACATTCACGTGGACAACTGACACTGAGTAATGCTATGCGTCATAGAATTGTGTTATTTCCAAACATTTGTCAGCAAAACTGCCATTGTCATGAAATTCAAATTTATGTGAGGGAGCAGCTAGGATTTgacacatattttttatttgtggCACTTTAAAAATCATTTTGCAATGAAAAATGTGTAATTCTACCCTGAACCATGGATAGAGCACCATTAAAGATGAACTTCTAAATATAACTTCATGAAATAACTGACCAAGTCAAGCTTATTTCCATTTAGTGATTatcattttaaataaaaaaatataatcttAAAGCTCTACCATGAAAGTATCCTTTGTTGGATTTCTTAAAAAGAATTGAGAGAAGCCATATATGCCTTGAACAAAAAATATCTTCTCTttaaaaatgtgaaacaaataccCTCTGTGTTTCATAGGCTTAATATGATACAATTTAATTTGTCTTGTAGCAAAAACTACCTGCCCCTAGATAAACTTGGAAACGTTGCAacaaaaatatcacagatatgtaGGTTACAGAACAGAAGTTAAAGCTTGGAGCTAAAGAGCCAAAACAAAACACGATTGTCATGTAAATATGGTGAATAACTGCAGCATAAGTACTGTGAATATAGAAAAAGctaaaagaaaataaaattgACTATGTCTAAACAGGTTATTAGACAACAAATTATCAAAGTCTTTTACTTTGTGTAATATATCTCAATACTTTGTGTTTGCAGTCCAAGCATGTTGTCAATATATCATGCAACTTGATGTTTTTCTCCAAAAGCAGCATAACTCTCTTACGTTTTGTGACAACGCACAAAAAtagtttttgtttatttcacttGTGCAGTAATCTCTATTTTAATCATGCCATGTAAAAAATCCAATTTCTGGACATTGTTGCCCATATAAAATGGttccaaatatatacaaaaattGCAAGATCTGGAAAAGATTTTGTCATGGGATGACACAAAGACTGGATGTCATGAAGAGGTAGTTGGAATATCATCGATAATTAGAAAGTACTATCTACCTTCCCctggtcagtatttcagaacccaaggtgaaatatttcaaactgcAGTGGGAACCTGAAGCTGGAacattttacagtgtgaatgtctttggcatgaatttcaaatttgtttaaTAGCAAGGCCAATATTTAAAGGATGAACCCAACAGAGTatataataaaaatacactttaCCAAACACCTTTTCGCCATTGTGGTAAAGAATGCGCATGAGCTACTTCCACATTAAAGATTATTAAGTTTTTTTCTGATTAGATTTCTAGCAGGTGACATTGGATCCACCCATGACACAACAACTTCTTGTGTAAAAGTAGCCATATTAGCTGCTATAAACACTCATGACAGTAGCTGTCCTGTAAAATGTATAAGTACTATTAAATGCAGTATTTCACTGAATAAAAAATTTGATACAtcatttttgtttgcttttcaaAATTTTTTGTATTGATTCTATTTGTCTTAACTGGTATATTGACCACAAAAATTTTGATAAGCAGTGGACAACTGTTGGTTTGGCATAAAATATCTTTGATAAAACCCTAGATTCAACATTGGTTCATATATCATTGTTGGTTTATACATCCATGTTGGCGTATATGTCAACattagtgtatatatatactcttaaaaaaatgtagaggataatgaactttcaatttggacaggaattgtaaacgttaacaaacgtctcaaggacagacatcttatgaacgcaccaccatttccctctgttACTAAAAACAATGCATGAtatgcacaacgcagtagccccatacacgtgcatggggtcccattcttgattttgacgttttttcaagaagttcaagaaatcacttagaatttcaattttgatactcatcttgcatcatacatttgttagtgtttgttctagtcgtttgttttaaaatgaaaatcgtagacatgcaaattacatgccatacaccaatcatctttcaaaagcaacTACATTCCAAacaactatggttgtaagggaGTGCAAATGGTTAtgtactctcaaaacattcaataatatattattaacattgattgactccgataaatctcctaaaaatgtttaatcgtaaataaattgaagatcccctactctttttgaagagtatatatcaaCATTGGTTTACATATCATTGTTGGTGTATATAGCCAACCCAGTAACATCTTGTTCTGATACATTATCCAGGAGCtgattagagtgagtgagtgagtgagttaatatttaacgtcacatcagagCTGATTAGAGAGTCAGTGGAAGCTGAGGAAGGGGTGGATATACCTTCAGAGTTCATCATGTGCCACTGTATTCTGACCACCAACATTGATGGCACTGGCACCCAGAAGGTAAGTGCATACAGCATAGAAATGGAACAGAGCACCTACAATCACAAAACAGTGCCAGATGGCATGGGCGAAAGGAATGAGGCCATCGCTTTTAAAAAACACGACTCCACACATGTACATGCTTCCACCAATGAGCACCTCATAGATGCCGGAACACTCTTCCTGAGGAGAGATAAgaaaaattgtaaaccaaaagttactgtgttctgtaatctgattggttgaaaaacatgattaaatggtattagattcccggaaactgaaagactattcaccacgtattgacacgtaaacaattgttttgttgtgtcatcaacagtggtgacgtcattcaaatcatattgtgacgtaaagttagaatgacgtcacaaatgaggaactccagatgctaccatgagaaccagctgaactggccagctgatgacacttcactgctgtgtccgtattatTCGAtataaacgagtgcagacactaaaacccctttggtttgcttttgtgtttacaatgtcgataaacatcatgtgttggccaatttccgggtgttattgagtatttgaagcacgggaatatttcatttgaaatctccggctgacgccgtcggttccaaatgcattcccgtgcttccaatactcaataacacccggaaattggccaacacatgatgtttatctcctaaatgataCATATATGGGTCCCAAAGAATGCAGCAAAGAGTTGACAGCTAGACAGCCTGCCAAactaataatataattacaacGAGATCATTTACAATGCTTCTTAgcatgaagatctgaggacagaTACAGGTAAAGTAGGGCAAACTGACTAATCAACCAATGAGAATTAAGGTATCAAAATTATTGATACAAGAAGGCACTGCCTTTAGAAATGTGTATGCAATTTCCGGCTCTCGACAAAAAAAATCAAGGTGTTCTGAAGGCTAAAAAATAAGGCACTATGAATGAATTACGGTATTTTGTATTATGTATACACAGTCATTTTCGAGAGCCTCAGCATTTCCACCCAAAAGGGTATACTCCTGTGGCATATCTGGGTGCAAGCTGTGCACAAGaatgacaagtctttatggatgatcagttTCTTTATTGTATACTAGCTACcaaaaatgcctctcaaacactTGAAGCTGTGCTAACCATATTCTCTGTCAAATGCCATGGGCGTTTTCTTCAAAGAATACATTTTCACAAGTTTCTgtttaataaaaaaaagaaatagaTTCTTTTCAACAGTCACAGAATATTACTTAACATAGGATGAaatatatctgtcagtgttagaAATACCTGTCTGCCCGACCCTCTTTTACCGGTTATTTTCAGCATGGAAAGCCAGATTAtcaaattcacctgcccgaCGGatgggttaaaatttagacatgtatgTGAAGATATTTTGTGAGCAGGTAAGGGTTGGTCACagctggcaagttttacatctaaccagccctgtgatctggctgaaattttatgggagtttcataccctgtTTATGTGAAGATGTGTCAACTgaaccaagggagataactattcACTTTAGACTCCCAAAGGACACATTCATCTGGAAAAGGGGACCTATTTCCAATCAAATAGTTGATTCTGAAGACAACTCATACATAAAAAAATGACCATGGCAGTAAAATCTAAACATGCTCTTACAGTACAACTATTCACACTTTACTGTAGGTTATGCCAAGTCCTGGTATTCGATTAACAGCCTTTTGCATTCAAATTAATTATTCTTTTCCCACACTAAGCTGAATAATTAGAATTATGCAATGATGAAACTTGTTTACATACCATGAGAAATACTGCAGATGACGGAAGGATCCCGATACCCATGTAGAACACAATCTCCAGCCATTTGTACCTGGAATAGAGACAACATAGTCACACATCCATCTAGCATATCACACAGGCTCAGGGAACTCATGTCACACAATATGGCCAGACAGCCAATAAAATAAACTACATTAGACACTGTAAATCACATCCAACACTGAGGGTGCTTTACATACTCAAAATGAGTGGTAGATATACTGACAGAATTGTTACTGGTAATGGTAGATATAACAGTAGGTGATATGACTTAATACATTCTATTGATGGTAGATATACTGGTATGTGATACAATATACTCACTGTTTGTGGTAGATATACTGGTAGGTGATGCAGTATGCTCATGGTAGATATACCAGTAGGTGATACAGTATACTCACTGTACATAGGTGATTTACTGATAGGTCATGCAATATACTCACTACTCATGGTTGATACAGTGATAGGTGATGCTATATACACAATGTTCGTACTAGATATACTGGTAGGTGATGCAGTATACTCACTGTTCATGATAGATATACTGAAAGGTGATATAACTCACAATTCAATGTTCATGGTAGACACACTGGCAGGTAACATGGAATACTCACTTTATTGGTAGGCGATATGTCCCACTACTCTGGTAGATGGTGCTCTATACTCACTGTTCGTGGTAGATATATTGGTAGGTGATGCCATATACTCACTGTTCGTGGTAGATATACTGATAGGTGATGCCATATACTCACTGTTTGTGGTAGATATACTGGTAGGTGATGCCATATACTCACTGTTCGTGGTAGATATACTGGTAGGTGATGCCGAAGGCTGCCAGGGACCAGATAAGCAGGATGAGATGATGACCCCACCATCCCAGGTCTTTCAGGGCCAACCTACACACATGGCACAGGGCAGAGTAAATACAGATTCATTCTAACATGGACAAATTAGTAATTACCTGCAGGTACAAAGGTGAAAATAATCCATTTACTCTGTATAGCTTTTGTGATGGGCCAGTCCTTAGAGGCCCAATATCACCCCACATTTCtctcaaataaaaaaatatatttatctcaATGATATTAAATATCAGTCCTGAGGAAAGCTAGAACATAATTTCTTACCCCTATAAGTtcaaaatgaattaatgcaacacTGCATTATATTGTCTTTATGGCCCTCTCTCGGCTGAACACTGCTTTCAAGCAAACcccacagagttatgtcccttggaatgTTTTTCATGAACATCCTATAACGCAACTTGCGTATGAGGCCAATTCGGAAAACACTGACATCACCAAGAGCTACAGTTTTCCATGTACGAAACAATGGTTTACATTTCATATATGACAAGTTTTACCTGTAAGGAATCTGTTTGCCTCTAAGTTTCAATTATCCATTTCAGCAAGTTGAAAGTGATAAATCTTTTATTGCATCAATTGGAAGCAAATTAAGTACATATGCCcagtatttatgaaatatgggCTAAAATATTGTGGAAAATgggtgacattgtgcctttaattGAGTCTcgttaaaaaatatcaaatcacATACTACTCAAAACCTGACACGACATATCTGTACACAAAATTTAACAAATATACTTTCTATCAGctgtatatttcacattcatGTGTTAATCACCCCTTGAATTTGTTGTCAGTCAGAGTGATAAGCACTAATCCTAACCCTGATTTACTCTTTGATGCAGTTTAACATGGCAGAAGTCTACCTTTACAAAGAAAGGCTTCAAAACCAAAAGcacatgtgtggaatcaaactgaGGTCTTGTGTGTGACACTATCCACTGACCCAACCTGCTGGAATCAGAACTCACCATGGAGTGTAGGAAGCAGCAATGAAGACATAGATGACGGCACgatcaccaatatggaagaagTTCTTGAATGagctgaaacagaaacagatgACATATTTATCTGAGGGATATAAGaggcatatttttttcaagcttggggtgttttttttaaaaagatttcAAAATCTCATCTTGAGTGTGAGGCAGACGTTTCACTTGGTAAAGTTTCTGTGCATCTGAAACTGAATGTAACTGATTTTGTAGGTAGAACATAAAGTAAAATGTAGAAAGGTGAGGCatctcagagtgagtgagtgagttttacgccacactcagcaatattccagctatatgacggcggtctgtaaataatcgagtctggaccagacaatccagtgatcaacaacatgagcatgcgtcaaccatgtcagcgagcctgatcacctgatcctgttagttgcttcttacgacaaacatagtcgccttttattgcaagcatggcctattctaccctgggaccttcacgggttgaggCATCTCAGAATATTAACGAACGGCATACATTGTGAACGCCTATTTCATAGTCTTATATAACACCAAAAAGCATTCTCACGTAATGAAAAGTGTTGAAAATGTCTTCAACCAATCAAACCTGACTTCTAACAACACTTTCAGCTTTTAAAATCACTTGGGCTCCAGATATTTGTTAACTAAAacatcaaaatgtatttaatgtGATCTCTTAAGGGATCTCAAAGGGCCACATGGTCACTATCTTTGTCTATTTTTGTCATGACTGAAGGAAATACACAAAACTGTAGGGGAAAGAGGGAAGTTCCTTTAAAGATTACTTAACTCACAGAGCTAGTACAGACTACCACTTATTGTGATAGTCATCTGGGACACAATGGTACAGTTTAAACATGGATACCCACTCACATGATGCTGACTCGGAGATGCCCTGCTCCTTGGTTTTCCCCTTTAATTCAAAGCACCAGACAGGCTACCATCAACCAGGGAATGCAACAAAGCCCATACATTCAAAAACACCTGCCTCAGCAAGAATCACTTGAGACTCCCCTGCCCCCTCACCTGCTGAACTTGCTGGCACAGAAAGAGACAGTGTGGAAGGTAGTGGACACACTGAACAGTGTTGCAAGGGCACCGCCGTACACTACAGCGATGATCAACTGGACCTGTGTTACCGACAGGTACACCATCCATAGTAGACCCAGGACACTTGGCAAGATCCATAACTGTGGGAAGCAAAGCTCAATGTAACAACCATTGGAAATGGAACCTCTTTTTAAGAAAGTCACATGATACATATCCTTGCATTTGTCACATAGTAGATCAACTTGTCTCAGATATAAATTCTTTCTGAAAAAAGTTTCTTtctaccaatgtggggaatcgaacccaggtcttcaggaTGATGAGCAAATGATTCACTCAGTCGGCTGTCCCACCACCCTTCTTCTACGAAGCAAGTTCTAGCAAGACGTCACTGCATTCAGAAACGTATATAACATATACTTCCATTGGTACTGTGTTTTTGAGATGGAGAAAACATCCATAATTCTCCATATGCATTTAGCAAAACTTGAATGCCTGgggcttctttcacaaagcagcct
The nucleotide sequence above comes from Haliotis asinina isolate JCU_RB_2024 chromosome 5, JCU_Hal_asi_v2, whole genome shotgun sequence. Encoded proteins:
- the LOC137284634 gene encoding monocyte to macrophage differentiation factor 2-like, translating into MRCSSNSSSCDINISKMPHLLRQISSHTDYKRLMNSRAKPGQAYVPTDAEHIANVISHGLWILPSVLGLLWMVYLSVTQVQLIIAVVYGGALATLFSVSTTFHTVSFCASKFSSSFKNFFHIGDRAVIYVFIAASYTPWLALKDLGWWGHHLILLIWSLAAFGITYQYIYHEQYKWLEIVFYMGIGILPSSAVFLMEECSGIYEVLIGGSMYMCGVVFFKSDGLIPFAHAIWHCFVIVGALFHFYAVCTYLLGASAINVGGQNTVAHDEL